One part of the Desulfonema ishimotonii genome encodes these proteins:
- a CDS encoding RNA polymerase sigma factor, which yields MSKLTEQEERVLNICVNDNRCDELIRYYWESVYGAVFRALKHDGNRACAEDAEELRDDAFVRLLENDRRKLRMYDPKRGLSLKNWICMVAAQTVRSYLRKKDRPGQVRGGVPVSLGLIREELIKPCHTTADEERRYEAREKLACLAEAMTQLPHLERLVLQLHFEDGMNPPEIATATNRTTNNIYQILHRARNRLKKIMGGL from the coding sequence ATGAGCAAGCTGACAGAACAGGAAGAAAGAGTATTGAATATATGTGTCAATGACAACCGATGTGACGAGCTGATCCGTTATTACTGGGAATCGGTTTACGGTGCGGTGTTCAGGGCGCTGAAACACGACGGCAACCGTGCCTGCGCCGAGGATGCGGAAGAACTGCGTGACGATGCCTTTGTCCGGCTGCTTGAAAATGACCGGAGGAAGCTTCGCATGTACGACCCGAAAAGAGGTCTTTCGCTGAAAAACTGGATATGCATGGTTGCCGCGCAGACGGTTCGGTCATATCTGAGGAAAAAAGACCGTCCCGGACAGGTGCGCGGCGGGGTGCCGGTCTCTCTTGGGCTGATCAGGGAAGAGCTGATAAAGCCTTGTCATACCACTGCGGACGAAGAACGCCGGTATGAAGCCAGGGAGAAGCTGGCCTGTCTCGCGGAAGCCATGACACAACTGCCCCACCTTGAACGGCTGGTCCTTCAGCTTCATTTTGAGGACGGAATGAACCCGCCGGAAATTGCGACAGCCACAAACCGCACGACCAATAACATCTATCAGATCCTGCATCGGGCGCGGAATCGGCTCAAAAAAATCATGGGCGGTCTGTAA
- a CDS encoding zf-HC2 domain-containing protein — MSDCIKLKTLARYIGNTLPGSDRDRVEEHLSLCRNCRKLFALASMAMQRSSAPEPPGEPVSEERIASILQRGFASDERPGLGKKAASVGRAVTRELRQICRWITMSPAEALRLHPGFAGVRSGDSPSVTCVRLSKNLGDIGIELVAEKTAEDRICFEIKVLKEGEHLKNIRLTLIREGGKIISRLLRGGSEFIENQPFGKYHLNLMQNSREKGNLFFEINETGLSER, encoded by the coding sequence ATGTCAGATTGCATAAAGTTGAAAACGCTTGCCCGATACATCGGGAACACCCTCCCCGGATCGGACAGAGACCGGGTGGAGGAGCATCTCTCGCTCTGCCGCAACTGCCGGAAACTGTTTGCGCTGGCCTCAATGGCCATGCAGCGCAGTTCCGCCCCCGAACCCCCGGGTGAACCGGTTTCCGAAGAGAGAATCGCTTCCATCCTGCAACGTGGTTTCGCTTCCGATGAGAGGCCGGGGTTGGGAAAGAAAGCAGCTTCCGTCGGGAGGGCCGTGACGCGGGAGTTGCGGCAGATCTGCCGATGGATAACAATGTCACCGGCAGAAGCGCTTCGCCTGCATCCGGGTTTTGCGGGTGTCCGTTCCGGAGACAGCCCGTCCGTCACCTGTGTACGACTTTCCAAAAACCTGGGGGACATCGGCATCGAACTCGTGGCGGAAAAGACAGCGGAAGACCGGATCTGCTTCGAAATAAAGGTACTGAAAGAGGGAGAACATCTGAAAAACATCCGCCTCACCCTGATCCGGGAAGGTGGCAAAATCATCTCGCGGCTGCTCAGGGGCGGGAGCGAATTTATCGAGAACCAGCCCTTCGGAAAATATCACCTGAACCTGATGCAGAATTCACGGGAAAAGGGGAACCTGTTTTTTGAAATCAATGAGACCGGATTATCGGAACGATGA
- a CDS encoding PEP-CTERM sorting domain-containing protein has translation MKTLINKIMQEENFSYIKMAKFFLKKVFMKFYRVVLFRLVVLMILMTSGLAQGDPVTFFGEDVNPWGWSGKRIDCYDNSVRPYNDFISRLNGVSTESFENLATGHSDAWALDFGETGVATISNQAEINSFRFLTLPLILMWAWIFLREVIFAQCLTGAKSVENVNTTDLGTSRWFSTGEDQFLFVQPEEQNFLEGSSFTLEFTKAQSAFGFFGTDFQLDLPITIRFETVSGKTTVLDIPFTRTPAIIPGSVLFMGVIDTDDPFVKVIFDSPGNPIGGWNLQEWFAFDQFTIATPEQVNANQPVPEPATLILLAISLIGFAVFKRKCDPRL, from the coding sequence GTGAAAACGCTTATAAATAAGATTATGCAGGAAGAAAATTTTTCTTACATAAAAATGGCAAAATTTTTTTTAAAGAAGGTTTTTATGAAGTTCTACCGAGTTGTTCTGTTCAGGTTGGTTGTATTGATGATTCTGATGACCAGCGGGCTGGCTCAGGGGGATCCGGTTACTTTTTTCGGAGAGGATGTCAATCCCTGGGGATGGAGCGGAAAACGCATTGACTGTTATGATAATTCAGTCAGGCCGTATAATGATTTTATCAGCAGATTGAACGGCGTAAGCACTGAGAGTTTTGAAAATCTGGCGACCGGCCACAGCGATGCCTGGGCGCTGGATTTCGGAGAAACCGGTGTGGCAACCATTAGTAACCAAGCAGAAATAAATTCCTTTAGATTTTTAACTCTGCCCCTAATATTGATGTGGGCATGGATTTTTCTAAGGGAAGTTATTTTTGCTCAATGCCTTACCGGCGCAAAAAGTGTGGAAAATGTGAATACTACGGATTTGGGCACTTCCCGCTGGTTTTCAACAGGGGAGGATCAGTTTCTTTTTGTTCAGCCGGAAGAACAGAATTTTCTTGAAGGCTCGTCTTTTACACTGGAATTCACAAAAGCACAGTCCGCTTTCGGTTTTTTCGGAACGGATTTTCAGCTTGATCTGCCGATCACCATCAGATTTGAAACGGTCTCCGGCAAAACTACGGTTCTTGACATTCCGTTTACCAGAACCCCGGCCATCATTCCCGGATCGGTTCTGTTTATGGGCGTTATTGATACAGATGATCCGTTTGTGAAAGTCATTTTCGACAGCCCCGGAAATCCCATCGGCGGATGGAACCTTCAGGAATGGTTTGCCTTTGACCAGTTCACCATTGCAACGCCGGAACAGGTGAATGCAAACCAGCCAGTTCCCGAACCCGCCACACTGATTCTTCTGGCTATCAGTCTGATAGGATTCGCTGTTTTCAAAAGAAAATGCGATCCGCGCCTGTAA
- a CDS encoding MopE-related protein, translated as MTDKCSGDSVSASATFTVMEGNDIKNVYVSEDNSIWPITANVEHKLTVSVNGFEKIEDYLFSVPANDIKTINILLTPLETCNDRDDNCNGETDEGFSKNHIYYYDNDKDGYGNSVNDLKTCLNAPPDGYVTNDDDCDDNDPNIKDKQECEEKTWYLDKDGDKYSADSSKDACERPGPHYYLSDELIATSADCNDDDPAINPGAQEICGDGKDNDCDGQADDKDSDCCEKKTWYRDADGDECGNPDDKILACEAPAGYVSSSDDCDDSDPEVCQRTFYRDADGDGCGNPGDTVLACEAPAGYVSNSDDCDDSDPEVCQRTFYRDADGDGCGNPGDTDLACEAPAGYVSSSDDCDDSDPEVCQRTFYRDADGDGCGNPKDTVLACEAPAGYVSSSDDCDDSDPEVCQRTFYRDADGDGCGNPKDTVLACEAPAGYVSSSDDCDDSDPEVCQRTFYRDADGDGFGHDEKDSSIEACEQPDGYAEKSGDCDDTDENINPDAKEICDEADNDCNGEIDECCKTYYLDWDKDSFGDPDLEKSIDSCKDEPPEGYVDNNEDCDDSDPKEKPNQKWYKDADGDKYSSDGTFQTACERPEKHFLKSELNKISGDCDDTDDEVYPDAPEKLDGKDNNCDGEVESEYIYYPDMDGDGYGDSDETKAIDVYSETPPTGCVPDHSDCNDENPDEHPGQLWYKDGDGDKHSDGTKEISCERPDLHFLESELDSTTGDCNDSDENIGPGVEEKCDGKDNNCDGRIDEDVTIKFYRDADGDGYGDAAFSVKGCEQPDGYVENDDDMDDTDPAVTDTRPEYEVLFHVQGSGKIEGNSDQTIGRNGDTESVTAVPESGWRFAEWTGDYIGSPNPLTLEGVVSNMDITALFEAEPAVSYTITATVSDGGIVIPSGAVEVPEGDPQFFTFRPDEGYYLKSVEADGVPQNEISEYRFDNVAENHTLHGVFEFSGGGGGGGGCFIQSLMP; from the coding sequence ATGACCGACAAATGTTCCGGTGACTCTGTTTCCGCCAGTGCCACCTTTACGGTTATGGAAGGTAACGATATCAAGAATGTTTATGTATCAGAAGACAACTCCATATGGCCGATCACAGCGAATGTAGAACACAAACTGACAGTTAGTGTCAACGGATTTGAAAAAATAGAGGATTATCTTTTTTCCGTTCCAGCGAATGATATAAAAACTATAAACATTCTATTAACCCCTTTGGAGACATGCAACGACAGAGACGATAACTGCAATGGTGAGACGGATGAGGGATTTTCTAAAAATCATATTTATTACTATGATAATGACAAAGACGGATATGGGAATTCCGTTAACGACTTAAAGACCTGCCTGAATGCGCCGCCAGATGGTTATGTAACGAACGACGATGATTGCGATGATAACGATCCAAATATTAAAGATAAACAGGAATGTGAGGAAAAAACATGGTATCTCGACAAGGACGGCGACAAATATTCGGCAGACAGTTCAAAGGATGCCTGTGAAAGACCCGGACCCCACTACTATCTTTCCGACGAACTGATCGCCACATCCGCAGACTGTAATGACGATGACCCGGCAATAAATCCGGGCGCACAGGAAATCTGCGGCGATGGCAAAGATAACGACTGTGACGGACAAGCCGACGATAAGGATTCGGACTGCTGTGAGAAAAAGACGTGGTATCGGGATGCGGACGGCGACGAGTGTGGAAATCCGGATGACAAAATTTTGGCCTGTGAAGCCCCGGCTGGCTATGTCAGCAGTTCCGACGACTGCGATGACAGCGACCCGGAAGTCTGCCAGAGGACATTTTACAGAGACGCGGACGGCGACGGGTGCGGAAATCCGGGTGATACCGTTTTGGCCTGTGAGGCCCCGGCCGGCTATGTCAGCAATTCCGACGACTGCGATGACAGCGACCCGGAAGTCTGCCAGAGGACATTTTACAGAGACGCGGACGGCGACGGGTGCGGAAATCCGGGTGATACCGATTTGGCCTGCGAAGCCCCGGCTGGCTATGTCAGCAGTTCCGACGACTGCGATGACAGCGACCCGGAAGTCTGCCAGAGGACATTTTACAGAGACGCGGACGGTGACGGGTGCGGAAATCCGAAGGACACCGTTTTGGCCTGCGAAGCCCCGGCTGGCTATGTCAGCAGTTCCGACGACTGCGATGACAGCGACCCGGAAGTCTGCCAGAGGACATTTTACAGAGACGCGGACGGTGACGGGTGCGGAAATCCGAAGGACACCGTTTTGGCCTGCGAAGCCCCGGCTGGCTATGTCAGCAGTTCCGACGACTGCGATGACAGCGACCCGGAAGTCTGCCAGAGGACATTTTACAGAGACGCGGACGGTGACGGTTTCGGCCATGATGAAAAAGATAGCAGCATCGAAGCCTGTGAACAACCTGACGGATATGCCGAAAAAAGCGGTGACTGCGACGACACGGATGAGAATATAAACCCGGACGCAAAGGAAATCTGCGATGAAGCGGACAATGACTGCAACGGCGAGATCGACGAATGTTGCAAAACCTATTATCTGGATTGGGACAAAGACAGCTTTGGCGATCCCGACTTAGAAAAATCCATAGATTCCTGCAAAGACGAGCCGCCCGAAGGATATGTTGACAACAACGAAGACTGTGATGACAGCGATCCGAAAGAAAAGCCGAATCAGAAATGGTACAAGGATGCGGACGGCGACAAATATTCTTCAGATGGAACATTTCAGACAGCCTGCGAAAGACCTGAAAAACACTTCCTGAAATCAGAATTGAACAAAATATCCGGCGACTGTGATGATACGGACGATGAGGTTTACCCCGACGCACCGGAAAAACTGGACGGCAAAGACAATAATTGCGATGGTGAGGTCGAATCTGAATATATCTATTATCCAGACATGGATGGCGACGGCTACGGTGATTCCGACGAGACAAAAGCGATAGATGTCTATAGCGAGACGCCGCCGACCGGCTGCGTGCCGGACCACTCAGACTGCAACGACGAGAACCCGGATGAGCATCCCGGACAGCTTTGGTACAAAGACGGGGATGGCGACAAACATTCGGACGGCACAAAGGAAATTTCATGCGAAAGACCTGATCTGCATTTCCTGGAGTCGGAACTTGATTCGACAACAGGGGATTGCAACGACAGTGATGAGAATATCGGACCGGGAGTCGAAGAAAAATGCGATGGTAAGGACAACAACTGCGACGGAAGGATTGACGAGGACGTAACAATAAAATTTTACCGGGATGCTGACGGCGACGGATATGGCGACGCCGCATTTTCTGTCAAAGGCTGCGAACAGCCTGACGGGTATGTGGAAAACGATGACGATATGGATGACACGGACCCGGCAGTTACGGATACCCGGCCTGAATATGAGGTTCTGTTTCACGTACAGGGAAGCGGGAAGATTGAGGGGAATTCCGATCAGACCATTGGACGGAACGGAGATACGGAATCCGTGACTGCCGTACCGGAAAGCGGATGGCGGTTTGCCGAATGGACCGGAGATTACATCGGATCGCCCAATCCCCTGACGTTGGAAGGTGTTGTCAGCAATATGGACATCACAGCCCTGTTCGAAGCGGAACCGGCGGTCTCATATACCATCACCGCGACGGTCAGCGACGGCGGCATTGTCATCCCTTCCGGCGCTGTGGAAGTCCCGGAAGGCGACCCGCAATTTTTTACGTTCAGGCCGGACGAGGGATATTATCTGAAGTCCGTGGAAGCAGACGGCGTTCCCCAAAATGAAATATCCGAGTACCGTTTTGACAATGTAGCGGAGAATCACACGCTCCACGGTGTCTTTGAATTCTCTGGCGGTGGTGGAGGCGGAGGGGGATGTTTTATTCAATCACTTATGCCGTAG
- a CDS encoding CHAT domain-containing protein, translating to MRPDYRNDDTIWLDISRNGNALRLGLRRAEGDAIWHYEPVSFPLEETERKCRAMQEAFSAASRKGGNGSWDTERLRANGQALCDTLLTPGVKEALSHTDAEYLILTLDDQVINFPWELLCTGKGFLCEQFRIGRRVATCQPTTESVPRDLSPPLKMWIVADDGASSGAELGNVYSEGREILSIIDMLNQDEDSPIIEADFESECTSEEIFSRIRGFDLFHFAGHADFVPEDPGQSGWRVDRGHIRAADIHNMAGGAPMPAMVFSNACQSACNQFRIWGGSGDDGPFGLANAFMLAGVQHYIGSVWDIMDEAGSRFAQNFYRFLTAGTSVGEAVRRARQEMIRPDGDICWASYVLYGDPRTVYFESDKNAESRPEATDRIPVPQPADPTDPDEPRSEAVTVDGADFSSPSEEKTAEKVSKPTPSSGKGMPHFFVPLLIVLLAGVMALFVLLLSRHPPSHTQTDEWTSQPLNVAVVPEKSPDSVSPPGKTESIATAMESSLQECRRVKVVARGSVLYDHIIKEWDLWKKYIAEQERPQVRMLPATLILSFNLLPDNTVTMHLSDTRQTDVRGIFEYHLADGTSPLMQKKEMGRKIVAAIRAEWPVQGIITKVAGEEIHLNIGSDVGVGLGSRFKIVERMTADGPVFREETEFEVFSLSAKNCIVKTAKGEKSGAKKGMKVAGL from the coding sequence ATGAGACCGGATTATCGGAACGATGACACCATATGGCTTGACATTTCCCGAAACGGAAATGCGCTCAGGCTCGGCCTGAGACGTGCGGAAGGCGACGCCATCTGGCATTACGAGCCGGTTTCTTTTCCTCTGGAGGAAACCGAACGGAAGTGCCGCGCCATGCAGGAGGCTTTCAGTGCGGCCAGCCGAAAGGGTGGCAATGGCTCCTGGGACACGGAGCGGCTCAGGGCCAACGGCCAGGCGCTGTGCGACACTCTGCTGACGCCCGGAGTCAAAGAGGCGCTTTCCCACACCGATGCCGAATATCTGATTCTGACCCTGGACGATCAGGTGATCAACTTTCCCTGGGAGCTGTTGTGTACAGGCAAAGGGTTTCTGTGTGAGCAGTTCAGAATCGGCAGGCGGGTCGCAACCTGTCAGCCCACCACGGAATCCGTCCCACGGGATCTGTCACCGCCTCTGAAAATGTGGATTGTCGCCGACGACGGGGCCAGTTCGGGCGCGGAACTCGGCAATGTCTATTCGGAAGGCAGAGAAATTCTCAGCATAATAGATATGTTGAATCAGGACGAAGACTCACCGATTATCGAAGCGGATTTTGAATCGGAATGTACGTCGGAGGAGATTTTCTCCCGCATAAGGGGCTTCGACCTGTTCCACTTTGCGGGCCATGCGGACTTTGTTCCGGAAGATCCCGGTCAGAGCGGATGGCGTGTGGATCGGGGACACATCCGGGCTGCGGACATCCACAACATGGCCGGAGGCGCTCCCATGCCCGCAATGGTCTTTTCCAACGCCTGCCAATCCGCATGCAACCAGTTTCGCATATGGGGCGGCAGCGGAGATGACGGGCCGTTCGGGCTTGCCAACGCGTTCATGTTGGCAGGGGTACAACATTACATCGGCTCTGTCTGGGATATCATGGATGAGGCGGGCAGCCGGTTTGCCCAGAATTTTTATCGCTTCCTGACAGCCGGGACATCTGTCGGCGAAGCGGTCCGGCGGGCGCGGCAGGAGATGATCCGGCCCGACGGCGACATCTGCTGGGCCAGCTATGTGCTGTACGGCGACCCCCGGACGGTCTATTTCGAATCGGACAAAAACGCGGAATCCCGCCCGGAGGCAACCGACCGTATTCCGGTTCCGCAGCCGGCTGATCCGACGGATCCCGATGAGCCGAGATCCGAAGCCGTCACCGTTGACGGAGCGGATTTTTCGTCGCCATCCGAAGAAAAAACCGCTGAAAAAGTGTCGAAACCGACGCCGTCTTCCGGGAAAGGAATGCCGCATTTTTTTGTGCCACTTCTCATTGTCCTGCTGGCCGGAGTGATGGCCCTGTTCGTCCTTCTCCTGTCACGCCATCCCCCCTCCCATACGCAAACAGACGAATGGACGTCGCAACCGCTGAATGTGGCGGTGGTTCCCGAAAAGTCGCCCGATTCTGTAAGCCCCCCCGGAAAAACCGAGAGCATCGCAACGGCAATGGAAAGCAGTTTGCAGGAATGCCGCCGTGTAAAAGTCGTGGCGCGTGGCAGTGTTTTATACGACCACATTATAAAAGAGTGGGATCTCTGGAAAAAATATATTGCCGAACAGGAACGGCCCCAGGTCCGGATGCTCCCCGCGACGCTGATTCTGTCCTTCAATCTGCTGCCGGACAATACCGTGACGATGCACTTGTCAGATACCCGGCAGACAGATGTCAGAGGTATTTTCGAATATCATCTGGCGGACGGAACGTCTCCGCTGATGCAGAAAAAGGAGATGGGCAGAAAAATTGTGGCGGCCATCCGGGCAGAGTGGCCCGTTCAGGGGATCATCACCAAAGTCGCCGGAGAGGAGATTCATCTGAACATCGGCTCCGATGTGGGCGTCGGCCTTGGCAGTCGGTTCAAAATCGTTGAGCGGATGACGGCGGACGGCCCTGTTTTCAGGGAGGAGACCGAATTCGAGGTGTTTTCCCTCAGTGCGAAGAATTGTATTGTGAAGACAGCGAAAGGCGAAAAAAGCGGAGCGAAAAAAGGGATGAAAGTCGCGGGGCTGTAA
- a CDS encoding OmpP1/FadL family transporter: MRIKTTFLQKKNRVWAIFAAFLLVTVASDALSAEIEIPSSFNPVGSGARALGMGGAFIAVADDATAASWNPGGLTQLKKPECSVVFSGLHRKEDISFGTNPEGDGMQSVSEEDLNYLSVTYPFEAWGRNMVVSLAYQHLYDFYREWEFTLNETVDDLSVSRRWEYDHAGRLSAIGLSYAVRVVPKLSLGFTLNFWDNDITQNEWKQKYHMNGIESSDDISFDRKLLARYRTYRFDGFNMNFGLLWRINYNLTFGAVLKTPFTADISRKEEQYWKVIESDSDIYTGSNIASKADKLDMPMSYGIGVHYNFSDALSVSADLYRTEWSDYIYKTEDGPDYSPITGRPISETSIDDTCQVRLGGEYRFMNKEKEYVVPIRFGVFYDPVPADGSPDDVYGISIGLGFTKNNFFSLDLSYQYRFGNNVGEIYLKHFDFSQDLDEHTVYASLIIYKW; the protein is encoded by the coding sequence ATGCGAATCAAGACGACTTTCTTACAGAAAAAAAACAGGGTTTGGGCAATTTTTGCCGCGTTTCTTTTGGTCACCGTCGCTTCCGATGCGCTTTCGGCGGAGATCGAAATTCCGTCGTCATTCAACCCGGTCGGCTCCGGGGCGCGTGCCCTGGGCATGGGCGGGGCATTCATCGCGGTCGCGGACGACGCCACGGCAGCCTCATGGAACCCCGGCGGTCTGACCCAGCTTAAAAAGCCGGAGTGTTCCGTCGTCTTCAGCGGTTTGCATCGGAAAGAGGATATCAGCTTCGGCACCAATCCCGAAGGCGACGGAATGCAGTCCGTCTCCGAAGAAGACCTCAACTACCTCAGCGTCACCTACCCCTTCGAAGCCTGGGGACGGAATATGGTGGTGTCGCTGGCCTACCAGCATCTGTATGATTTTTATCGGGAGTGGGAGTTTACATTAAATGAAACAGTTGATGATTTATCTGTCAGTCGGCGCTGGGAATATGATCATGCGGGCCGCCTTTCAGCAATCGGCCTCTCTTATGCTGTCAGAGTTGTTCCCAAGCTTTCTCTGGGGTTCACATTAAACTTTTGGGATAACGATATTACCCAAAATGAATGGAAGCAGAAATATCATATGAACGGCATAGAATCTTCAGACGATATTTCTTTTGATCGCAAATTGTTGGCCAGATACAGAACATATCGTTTTGACGGATTCAATATGAACTTCGGCCTGTTATGGCGCATCAACTACAATCTGACATTCGGTGCGGTTTTGAAGACTCCTTTTACAGCAGACATCTCAAGAAAAGAGGAACAATATTGGAAAGTGATAGAATCGGATTCTGATATTTATACAGGCTCCAATATTGCATCGAAAGCCGACAAACTGGACATGCCGATGTCTTATGGTATCGGAGTTCATTATAATTTTTCTGACGCTCTTTCTGTGTCCGCAGATTTATACAGAACAGAGTGGAGCGATTATATATACAAGACGGAAGACGGGCCTGATTATTCTCCGATCACTGGCAGACCGATAAGCGAAACCAGCATTGATGACACTTGTCAGGTAAGACTTGGGGGGGAATACCGATTCATGAATAAAGAAAAAGAGTATGTGGTTCCGATAAGATTCGGAGTATTTTATGACCCTGTTCCTGCTGACGGATCACCAGATGACGTTTATGGCATCAGCATCGGTTTGGGATTCACCAAAAATAACTTTTTTTCTTTAGACCTGTCTTATCAGTATCGCTTTGGGAATAATGTTGGAGAAATATATCTGAAACATTTTGATTTTTCTCAAGATTTGGATGAGCATACAGTATATGCCTCACTGATTATTTATAAATGGTGA
- a CDS encoding PEP-CTERM sorting domain-containing protein has product MESFENFAPASAGLTIDFGEAGMATLTGGYVSGSWDAGAIASGRFSTTPSGDQFLEVQTSPDPEGGTGTFSLEFETEQSAFGFFGTDFEGSQTDLIFETVIGETFTLNIPFSNPSPTGSALFWGFIDTERQFTKVTFNGVNLFRDWFGFDDFTIGTEDQVVSPVPEPATMALLGIGLIGLAAVRRKRTSRL; this is encoded by the coding sequence GTGGAAAGCTTTGAAAATTTTGCACCGGCAAGTGCTGGCCTGACAATAGATTTCGGTGAGGCAGGCATGGCGACATTAACCGGAGGCTATGTTTCAGGAAGCTGGGACGCAGGGGCAATCGCCAGCGGACGCTTTTCCACAACACCTTCCGGCGATCAGTTTCTTGAGGTTCAGACCAGTCCTGATCCCGAAGGCGGAACCGGTACTTTTTCTCTGGAATTTGAAACCGAACAGTCAGCGTTCGGTTTTTTCGGAACCGATTTCGAAGGTTCACAAACCGACCTGATCTTTGAAACCGTTATCGGAGAAACGTTTACTCTGAATATTCCGTTTTCCAATCCAAGCCCCACCGGTTCCGCACTTTTTTGGGGTTTTATTGATACTGAAAGACAGTTTACAAAAGTAACATTTAACGGAGTGAATTTGTTTCGGGACTGGTTCGGTTTTGATGATTTTACCATCGGGACAGAAGATCAGGTTGTCTCCCCTGTCCCCGAACCCGCCACAATGGCCCTTCTGGGCATCGGCCTGATAGGGCTGGCAGCCGTCAGAAGAAAACGCACTTCTCGCCTGTAA